Within Cellulophaga sp. L1A9, the genomic segment AACCAGAGGTTTCTGTTTTTAAAAATTTTGGTACGGCTATGATTAAGCACGACGATATTGAATTAGAATTTGTTGGTGCGCGTAAAGAAAGCTACCATGAAGATAGCCGAAAGCCTGTAGTAGAAGATGGCTCATTAGAAGATGATCAAAAGAGAAGAGATTTTACCATTAATGCCCTAGCAATTTCTTTGAATGAAACAAATTATGGTACGCTATTAGATCCATTTAATGGCATTCAAGATTTAGCAGATAAAATTATCAAAACACCATTAGCTCCAGGAATTACCTATTCTGATGATCCATTAAGAATGATGCGTGCTATCCGTTTTGCTACCCAATTAGATTTTAAAATTGAAGAGGCTTCTTTAAACGCTATCACAGAAAACAAAGACCGCATAAAAATTATTTCAAAAGAACGGATTGTAGATGAGCTACATAAAATTCTAGCGAGTAAAACTCCCTCTTTAGGCTTTTCATTATTACATAAAACACAATTATTAGGCTATATACTTCCAGAACTTACTGCCTTACAAGGTATTGAAGAGATAGAAGGACAACGCCACAAGGATAATTTTTGGCATACTTTAGAAGTGGTCGATAATATAGCCAAAAACACAGATAATGTATGGCTGCGTTGGGCTGCCCTACTCCATGATATTGGAAAAGCTCCTACAAAACGTTTTGATAAAAAAATAGGCTGGACCTTCCATAGCCATGAATTTATAGGCTCTAAGATGGTCTATAAGTTATTTAAAAGGTTACGCATGCCTTTGAATGATAAAATGAAATTTGTTCAAAAAATGGTTTTATTGAGTTCTAGACCTATTATCTTATCGGAAGATTTTGCAACAGATTCTGCCGTACGTCGGTTAATTTTTGATGCCGGAGAGAATATAGAGGATTTAATGACCCTATGCGAAGCAGATATCACTACCAAAAATCCCAAAAAACAAAAACGCTACCAAAACAACTTCAAACTGGTAAGACAAAAAATTGTTGAAGTAGAAGAACGTGATCATGTAAGAAATTTTCAGCCCCCAATTAGTGGCGAAGAAATAATGGAGACGTTTAACTTAAAACCATCTAAAGAAATTGGGATTATAAAAGAGGCAATTAAAGAAGCAATTCTTGAGGGCGAAATTCTAAATGAATATGATGCAGCTTATCAATTTATGCTTAAAAAAGGTAGTGAAATTGGACTTTCATCGACCAAATAACAAGCTCTTAACTACCTTTAAGGTTGTCATTTGTTGTCATATGGCAACAATTTAAATACCGTTCACCTACACTTGACTATTATCAGTCAATATAAATTGCTTTAACAGTTTCTTCTCAGTTATATTTGGAACTTAGATTATCCACGGAGTAAACTAAACGCAATTTACACGATACAAAAAAGTAATAACACCACGATTCTTTTAAAATAGTTTCTTTATACTAAGTAAATATCTGATGCTCAACATCAGAAAATAAACAGGATTTAGTTGAAGTCGTTCATAGATTTCAGCTTTATCCTTTTTTTATGTGAAATTCATTCTCTAGGAATATTTCCTACATAAAAAAACTAAATCTCCAAAGATTAATTTACCACTTGTCGACACTTATCGGTCATTTGACCACACAAAATTTTACATAACACAACAATTTTTAAAATTTCCTTCATAATTAGTCTTACTTTATAAATAATTAACACATAAATATTATATCATAAATAAGATTTAATATACTAATAAGTAAGTTTTACCCTATTAAATTGTATTTTAACATTAGAAACAGACATTTAATCGATTATATAGATTTAACAATAAACTAAAAACTGAATCCAAATTGGATTTATTTTCTTGTTAATAAAACCTTAAAATCAACTACTGTCCTTTTCGAAAGAATGACCACAAACCACAATTCCTGCTATGAAAAATAATCTATCTACTATAAGATCTTATTATTTAAGTCTTGCTTTTCTGATTTTCACAATGGCTAGTTCTTATGCACAGCTAAGTGACTTGCATTACATGCCACCGCTAGCTGAGACAAATGCTAATTATATTGTAGATCAATACGTATATCTTTCTACTCCAGAAACCATACCTTTTGATGTTAATATTTACGTAGGAACCTCGGTAACTCCGCTAGCAACAGTTTCTGTGTCCAACACTATTCCTTACACGTATATCCTACCCTCTAGAGAGAATGGAATAACATTATTACCTAATGCTGAAGTTGGTCTTGTTAGTAGTACCGCTGGTTTACGTTTAGAGGCCCCAGGTGGACAAAAATTTTATGCAAATTATAGAGGAAATAGTAATTCTCAAGGTGTTTCTTTAACCTCTAAGGGTCGTGCAGCATTAGGTACGCATTTTAAATGGGGTGGAATTCCTTTTTTACATGATCGAAATATTTTTAATGCGGCCTTAGGAATTATGGCTACGGAAGATAATACAACAGTTACAGTTTCAGATTATGATCCTGATTGTGTTTTTAGATTAGGAAATAATGGTACAGGCTTAACCGATGACACGATTACTATTACTTTAAATAAAGGAGAATCTTATGTATTGGAAGTTGAAGGAAATAATGGCGACGCCAACAGGTACGGATGGTTAGGTGCAGATATTAGTTCAGACAAAGATATCGCAATTAGTGTTGGTCATATTTTACTTGGTGTTCTTCCTAACGTTAATATACAAGATGGAGGAACAGATCAACCTGTTCCTATAGATATCATTGGTCGTGAATATGTTTTTATTAGAGGTGGTGGTACAGATGCCTTAGAATTTCCAATTATAATTGGAACCGCTAGTGGTACTGATATTTTTATTAACGGCGCAACCACTCCTATTGCTACAATAAATGACGGAGAATATTTTTTAGTTCCTGGATCAAATTATTCAGGCAGTACCGCTGGTAATAATATGACCGTTACTACATCAAAAAATGTGTATGCCTATCAATGTTTGGCCGGTAGTAATTCAGGAGCAACCATAGGAATGAATTTTATTGCTCCTGTTAATTGTCTACTTCCCGACAATGTAAATAATATAAGCACAATTGAAGATTTAGCAGGAAAAACAATATCTGGGGGATTAACTATCCTAGCTTCCAATAGCACTCCTGATGCCAATATAGTAGTGACCTCTAATGGTGTTCCTGTGACCCTCCCCGCTCCTATACCTGCCACAGGCTTACCTTGGAAAAGTTTTTATATTCCTAATTTAACGGGTAATATCTATGTCCAATCTTCAGGAGCCATTGCTGTTGGAGTTGTTGGTTTTAGTGGAGCACTAGGAACTGGGGGATATTTTTCTGGTTTTGATACTATACCCGTAGTAGATTACTCTATTTCAGGTTCTGGTTGTCTAGGAACCACTATTACACTTACAGAAATTTTTGATACTTATCAATGGTTTAATGATGGAGTTGCTATACCTGGAGCAACAAGTGGAAGCTATACTCCTACCGAAATTGGCGAACATTACGTAAATGTTTCTAAAAGTGGTTGTGATTACAATTCAAATGTGATTCAAGTATTCTATTGTGATCCTGATATTTATATTAATAAAACTTCAGACAAAACCACAATCTCAGAAGGAGAAACAGTAACCTTTACGATAACTGTAGAAAGCTTAGGTTTAGATGATTTAACCAATTTGGTAATCACGGATGCCTTACCAACTGGTTTGACGCTTTCAAGTGCTACTCCAAGTAAAGGAACTTGGACTGCTCCAAATTGGAATGTAGGCACCATGGTTAAAGGAGAAAAGCAATCATTAATTATTGTTGCTACGGCAGATGATATAAATGAAGCGATTGCCTCTAGAAGTATAACAAATACAATTTCGAATGCACAAGATCAAACAGATTCTGATTCATCTGTAGATGATTCAACAGAAGTAATCACGATAGAAAACTTAGATGATGATAATGATGGCGTACCCGATACTTCAGATATCTGTGAAGGTTTTGATGATGGTATTGATACCGATTTAGATGGCATTCCAGATGGGTGCGATAGTGATGATGATAATGATGGAATTTTAGATATAGATGAATTTAATAAAGACTGTGGTTTAGTTCCCACAAATGATATTCATTTTACAGATTCATCCAATAATTTAATAACGTTAAATAGTAATGATGGTGATTTAGTAGCCTACATAAAGGATTTTGATAACGATATCACCGCGGTTGCTACTACAACGATTGGCTCAGGGACCTTCCCGGCCGGAAATCCAAATTATACAGACGGTAGTGTGCAAGTAGACATGCAAACACGAAACTCAAATGCCAATATTACCGGTACTACAACAGAAATTGTATTTTCTGAACTTATATTATCCACAGAATTTAACGTAAGAAGTTTAGCAAGAAATGCTTCTGGTAGTTATGATGAAAGTCAAAATATCAAATTTTATAATAATAGTGTTCAAATAGAATTCCCAGCAGACATTTATGCCACTAGCGGTACCATTGGTACAGGAGCATCGTACGATCCAGTTTCTGGAGAAGCAGTAGCGGCTATAATTGGAGGTACAGCGCAAGAAGCTAACTTCAGATTTAATATAGATAAAGGAATTAATAGAATTGTTATAACACAAGCTGCCACCGCTAATGCAGATAATATTGGTTGGAGAGTGAATACTTTATGTTCGCTGTATACAGATACTGATAATGATGGCATTTATGATCATTTAGATTCCGACAGTGATAATGACGGTTGTCCTGATGCTTTAGAAGGCGATGCAAGTTATAATTATAGTGATTTAGATGGTAGTCTTAGACTAACGGCAACAATAGATGCTGCCGGTATTCCTGGAGGAACTTCTCAAGGTGCAGGAACTGCTACAGATAATTTACAACAAGCAGATGAATGCTCAGAATGTGATTCTAATCACCCTTTATTTCAAGATATAGATGGTGATACAATAGGGGATGCCTGTGACGATGATGACGATAATGATGGGATAGCAGATGCTTTAGAATGTACCCCTGCAAATGGTGTAATCTTAACCGGAGATGATTCATTGTTACTTACAGGAGAATATGACAATGGCGATGGCGTTAATCAACAGTTTACAATTACGTCTACAGAATATAATATTTTAGACAAAACAGGTCCAGCGGATAACGGTTTGCAAGTACGATGGAATCAAGGTACGGACCCCACGGTTGAAATGATTCTTAGCGTGGAACAACCTATGAATGCACTACAACAAGCAATTCGTGTTTCTTCGTATGAGATGAACAGCGACGTTGGTGCCATACAAAATGCAGATAAAACAATAACAATTACTTGGCCAGGAGGCGGTACAGCTGTACTTTCCGATCCCTTGGGGGAAACCGACTTAGGGAATGGAGCGGTAATAACTTCAGGAACTCCTTTTCAAGTTGCTCCTGATGCTGCCGGACTTTCAAGAACTGTAACAGATTCACGATGGTCTTTATTAATAGATACAAGTACGGGAATAACCTTTCCTATGGATATCGGTTATTATGCAGACGGCAACATAAATAGTAGTGCTAACCATGTAAACGAAGGTTTTGCCTTTAGATCAGTTTTAGCATGTGATGTTGATAATGATGGTGTTCCTAATATACTTGACCTTGATAGTGATAATGACGGAATTTATGACGTAGTAGAATCAGGAGGTACAGATGCAGATACTAATGGTATTGCAGATGGTAGCATTAGTACTGCAGGTATTCCTAGCAGTGCAGGCACAGGAACCGTACCAACGGAAACAACAACAGGAACTCCTGATTATTTAAATCTAGATAGCGATGCCGATGGTTGTTCAGACGCTAATGAAGCCTATACTGATAGCACCGCAGATAATGGTGATGGAGCAGAATATAATGATGCAGATTCGGCTATAGTAACGGATGGTTCTGGAACCATATTAGCGAACGGATTGGTGGCATCTGCTACGTACACTACTGGAGCTGTAAGCGCGGTCACCACCGAAGATTTAGATTTGGATGGCGATGGTTTAGTGGGTATCTGTGATCTTGATACTGACGGTGATGGCGATCCGGATACTACAGATACAGATCCTTTAGACCCTTGTGTATACAGTACCAATCAAGTTGCAGCAAATGCAGAAGCAAGTTGGAATGCCTTAGATTGTGATGGTGATGGCGAAACAAATGGTTTTGAAGTAACCAATAATACAAACCCTTCCGATCCTTGTGAAGTTACTGTGCCTACGGTACGCACTTCAACAGATGAAAATTATGCCGTTTGGGCAGCTGAAGATTGTGATGGTGATAACCTTGATAATGGTACAGAAGCTACCAATGGTACTGACCCATTTAATACAGATACCGATGGGGATGGAGTACAAGACGATATAGATACAGATGCCTTAAATCCTTGTGATCCAGTGCAAGCTCCAGGATATATAGGGTATGATGTTACCAATACTATTTGGGCAGCAGCAGATTGTGATGGCGACGGAGTTACTAATGGAACAGAAGTGACCAATGGAACGGACCCATATAGCACCGATACAGATGGTGATGGTGTACCAGATAATACAGATACAAACGCATTAGATCCTTGTGATCCAGTACAAGCCGCAGGATATGCAGGTTACGATGCCACTAATGCTATTTGGATAGCAGCAGATTGTGATGGGGATAATGTTCTTAATGGTACCGAGGTAACGAATAATACAGACCCATACAATACGGATACCGATGGTGATGGTGTTCAAGATGATATAGATACGAATCCATTGGATCCTTGTGATCCAGTACAAGCTCCAGGTTATGCAGGTTATGATGCGACCAATGCTATTTGGGCAGCGGCAGATTGTGATGGGGATGGCGTGACCAATGATACAGAAGTTACTAACAATACGGATCCTTACAGTACAGATACCGATGGTGATGGTGTGCCAGACAATACAGATACCAATGCTTTAGACCCTTGTGATCCAGTACAAGTCGCAGGATATGCAAGTTACGATGCTACAAATACTATATGGGCAGCAGCAGATTGTGATGGCGATAATGTTACTAATGGTACAGAGGCTACTAATAATACAGACCCATACAATACGGATACGGATGGTGATGGTGTTCAAGATGATATAGATACGAATCCATTGGATCCTTGTGATCCAGTGCAAGCTCCAGGATATGCAGGTTATGATGCTACCAATGCTATTTGGGCAGCGGCAGATTGTGATGGTGACGGTGTTACAAATGATACAGAAGTTATCAATAATACAGATCCTTATAGCAACGATACAGATGGCGATGGTGTACCAGACGATACAGATACAAACGCATTAGATCCTTGTGATCCTGTACAAGCTGCAGGCTACACAGGTTACGATGCTACTAACCCTATTTGGGCAGCGGCAGATTGCGATGGTGATAATGTTACTAATGGTACAGAGGCTACTAATAATACAGATCCATACAATACGGATACCGATGGTGATGGTGTGCCAGACGATATAGACACGAATGCATTAGATCCTTGTGATCCAATACAAGCTCCAGGATATGCAGGTTATGATGCTACCAATGCTATTTGGGCAGCAGCAGATTGTGATGGCGACGGTGTTACGAATGGTACAGAAGTTACCAATAATACAGATCCTTATAGCAATGATACCGATGGTGATGGTGTGCCAGACAATACAGATACAGACGCATTAAACCCATGTGATCCGGTGCAAGCTCCAGGATATACAGGCTATGATGCTACAAACGCTATGTGGGCAGCAGCAGATTGCGATGGCGACGGCATTATAAATGGTACTGAAGTTACTAACGGTACAGATCCATACAATTCAGATACGGATGGTGATGGTATTGATGACGGTCAAGAAGCGTCAGATAATACAAATCCTTTAAATGATTGTGAATCTATTGGAGGAAATCCTTTACCAACAAGTGATTGTGATGGCGATGGTGTGCAAAATTCTTTAGACGCCTGCGAAGGGTTTGATGATGCTATAAATGCAGATGGTGATGCACTTCCAGATGCTTGTGATGAAGATGATGATAATGATGGTATTCCAGATACTGTTGAAGGTACTGGTGATTTTGATGGTGACGGTGTTCCAGATAGTTTAGATCTTGATAGTGATAATGATGGTATTCCAGATCTTGTTGAAACTGGTAATGGTGCCTTAGATACAAATGGCAACGGGTATATAGATAGTTCAGAAAGTGGCGTGGGTATAAATGGTATCCCTGATACCACAGAAGATGGAGGTATAGATGGCGCTGGTGTTTCAACGGTTCCTGTAAATTCTGACGGTACCGCTGGTCCAGATTATTTAGATATCGATTCTGATAATGATGGGATACAAGATTTAGTAGAAGCACAAACAGATGCAGGTTTAGTACAACTATCGGGCAACGATGCTGATAATGATGGGATTGATGATGCTTTCGATGTCGATTTTGATCTTAATAATAGCCTTACCACTTCACCAGAAGATACAGATAGTGACGGTCGACCAGACTACTTAGATTTAGATAGTGATAATGACGGAATCATAGATAATATAGAATGGCAATCCACATCAGGGCATCTTTTTCCATCCGCAGATTCTGATGGGAACGGTCTAGCCGATAATTATGAGGTTGCTCCTGCCGGTTCAGGAGAATCTATAAATGCTCCAACAAATACGGATGGTACAGATAGTCCTGATTTTAGAGATACGGATTCTGACAATGATGGATTAGATGACACCATAGAGGTGTATGATTATAATGATGATCTGGCAGCAGATGTTACGCCTTCGGGAACAGATGCTGATAACGATGGTTTAGATGATGCCTTTGACTTAAGTATTGTAGCTCCTAACGGACTAGAAGATCCAAACGGCGCAACAAATAATAATCAAGATGTTACTACGTTCTTAAACACCCAAGATCCTTTTACGAGTGAGGTAGATTTCAGGGATAATATTGTTCACTTAAATCCTATTGACACCGATGGTGACAATGTAGATAACAGTATTGATATCGATAATGATAATGATGGAATCTTAGATTATGTTGAATCTTTAGGCTTCCAACCTACAGATACACAAGGAGATGCATGCGGAATACCTGCTGGATCATTTATAGGCGGTACGTATATACCTGCTACCGGTTCTGGTGCAGGTACTCTAAATGCTGAGTATAGATTTTCTACAGTAGTTACTTCATCTTTAGGTGTTTTAGATGCTATTGTACAAATAACAGCTATTGACAATGCGACCTTAACATCAATAGATGCTTTTCCTGTTGGTAGTAGCAATGATGCTTGGCAACCTACTTTTAATGTAGGAGATGTATCAAGTATTGCAGGTGAAGAAGGTAGTATCTCCTTTAATATTCGTTTGGTAGCATCAGGTACAGATTTTCAAGTGAACCTTATTAGATTCGGTGGGGTCATTTATGATATTGATGGCGCAAATACGAAAGAAAGTGTTACACTTACTCGACCAGGTTTATATGCTGTAGATAGTAATTCATTACTTACCGTATCAGAAAATCAAGCTACGGGTACGGCAACTTTTGAAGGTCCAGATGAAACATGGCCAGGAGTTGATTTCGGACCGAAGTTGGCTGCGTATTTTAACTACTATGAAACTACAAACCTTAATTTAACTTTTACTGGTGAATTACAAACAGGTTTTGCTACACAAGATTATTTAGGATCTATTTTGTTTCAAACTTGTGATATAAATGGATTGTTTACACCTACGAATACCACTACGGCAAATAGTCTTGATGGTACTGCATCTGGCGGTGGTTCGTCACCAAAGTATACTATTTATCAAGGTATAGATAGTGATAATGATGGTATTGAAGATCATTTAGATATTGATTCTGATAATGATGGTATTCCAGATAATGTAGAAGCACAACTTACCACATCGTATACGCCTAGAGGAATAGATGATACGGATGGAGACGGATTAGGAGATGCTTATGAAGGAACTGGTAATGAAGGCATAATGGTTATTGATACAGATCTAGATGGTATTCCTGATTATTTAGATTTAGATTCAGATAATGATACACTAACAGACAGAAGAGAAGCTGGTTTTGTTGCAGCTACAAACAATCTAGATTCTGATGGTGATGGTTTACTAAATGGATATGATGATGTTGATACTCCAGGAACCCTTTTTGATACGAACGATGATCAAGATAATGGAGCTATAGATCTACCAAATATTGCAAAAACTACGACTCCGGAAGTAGATTATCGTGAAGTTGGGATTGATGATAATGACTTAGACGGCATAGCCGATTCAATTGATCTTGATGATGATAATGATGGTATTTTAGACACCTTGGAAACATCGGGTACTGATCCAAGTGCGGATGATGATGCTGATGGAATTTTAAATTACCAAGATCTAGATTTAGGTCCTGATGCTAATGGCGATACTATTGTAGATAGTTTTGACACGGACGGCGATGGCGTTCCTAATCACTTTGATTTAGATGCTGATAATGATGGTATTTATGATGCGGTGGAATCTGGAAGCGGAAAAGCTTTTACAACCGGGGTTCTAAACGGTGCCGTGGGTACAGATGGTATTGTAAATACGGTACAAGCAAGCGGACAACAAAACAGTGGTACTGTAAATTATACCGTATTTGATTCTGAAACTACCCCTGATGGTATTGCCGATTTCCTTGAATTAGATGCCGATGGAGATGGCTGTAATGATGTTATAGAAGCAGGATATACAGATGACAATGCTGATGGATTTTTGGGTGATGCCCCTACCCTAGTAG encodes:
- a CDS encoding Ig-like domain-containing protein, which codes for MKNNLSTIRSYYLSLAFLIFTMASSYAQLSDLHYMPPLAETNANYIVDQYVYLSTPETIPFDVNIYVGTSVTPLATVSVSNTIPYTYILPSRENGITLLPNAEVGLVSSTAGLRLEAPGGQKFYANYRGNSNSQGVSLTSKGRAALGTHFKWGGIPFLHDRNIFNAALGIMATEDNTTVTVSDYDPDCVFRLGNNGTGLTDDTITITLNKGESYVLEVEGNNGDANRYGWLGADISSDKDIAISVGHILLGVLPNVNIQDGGTDQPVPIDIIGREYVFIRGGGTDALEFPIIIGTASGTDIFINGATTPIATINDGEYFLVPGSNYSGSTAGNNMTVTTSKNVYAYQCLAGSNSGATIGMNFIAPVNCLLPDNVNNISTIEDLAGKTISGGLTILASNSTPDANIVVTSNGVPVTLPAPIPATGLPWKSFYIPNLTGNIYVQSSGAIAVGVVGFSGALGTGGYFSGFDTIPVVDYSISGSGCLGTTITLTEIFDTYQWFNDGVAIPGATSGSYTPTEIGEHYVNVSKSGCDYNSNVIQVFYCDPDIYINKTSDKTTISEGETVTFTITVESLGLDDLTNLVITDALPTGLTLSSATPSKGTWTAPNWNVGTMVKGEKQSLIIVATADDINEAIASRSITNTISNAQDQTDSDSSVDDSTEVITIENLDDDNDGVPDTSDICEGFDDGIDTDLDGIPDGCDSDDDNDGILDIDEFNKDCGLVPTNDIHFTDSSNNLITLNSNDGDLVAYIKDFDNDITAVATTTIGSGTFPAGNPNYTDGSVQVDMQTRNSNANITGTTTEIVFSELILSTEFNVRSLARNASGSYDESQNIKFYNNSVQIEFPADIYATSGTIGTGASYDPVSGEAVAAIIGGTAQEANFRFNIDKGINRIVITQAATANADNIGWRVNTLCSLYTDTDNDGIYDHLDSDSDNDGCPDALEGDASYNYSDLDGSLRLTATIDAAGIPGGTSQGAGTATDNLQQADECSECDSNHPLFQDIDGDTIGDACDDDDDNDGIADALECTPANGVILTGDDSLLLTGEYDNGDGVNQQFTITSTEYNILDKTGPADNGLQVRWNQGTDPTVEMILSVEQPMNALQQAIRVSSYEMNSDVGAIQNADKTITITWPGGGTAVLSDPLGETDLGNGAVITSGTPFQVAPDAAGLSRTVTDSRWSLLIDTSTGITFPMDIGYYADGNINSSANHVNEGFAFRSVLACDVDNDGVPNILDLDSDNDGIYDVVESGGTDADTNGIADGSISTAGIPSSAGTGTVPTETTTGTPDYLNLDSDADGCSDANEAYTDSTADNGDGAEYNDADSAIVTDGSGTILANGLVASATYTTGAVSAVTTEDLDLDGDGLVGICDLDTDGDGDPDTTDTDPLDPCVYSTNQVAANAEASWNALDCDGDGETNGFEVTNNTNPSDPCEVTVPTVRTSTDENYAVWAAEDCDGDNLDNGTEATNGTDPFNTDTDGDGVQDDIDTDALNPCDPVQAPGYIGYDVTNTIWAAADCDGDGVTNGTEVTNGTDPYSTDTDGDGVPDNTDTNALDPCDPVQAAGYAGYDATNAIWIAADCDGDNVLNGTEVTNNTDPYNTDTDGDGVQDDIDTNPLDPCDPVQAPGYAGYDATNAIWAAADCDGDGVTNDTEVTNNTDPYSTDTDGDGVPDNTDTNALDPCDPVQVAGYASYDATNTIWAAADCDGDNVTNGTEATNNTDPYNTDTDGDGVQDDIDTNPLDPCDPVQAPGYAGYDATNAIWAAADCDGDGVTNDTEVINNTDPYSNDTDGDGVPDDTDTNALDPCDPVQAAGYTGYDATNPIWAAADCDGDNVTNGTEATNNTDPYNTDTDGDGVPDDIDTNALDPCDPIQAPGYAGYDATNAIWAAADCDGDGVTNGTEVTNNTDPYSNDTDGDGVPDNTDTDALNPCDPVQAPGYTGYDATNAMWAAADCDGDGIINGTEVTNGTDPYNSDTDGDGIDDGQEASDNTNPLNDCESIGGNPLPTSDCDGDGVQNSLDACEGFDDAINADGDALPDACDEDDDNDGIPDTVEGTGDFDGDGVPDSLDLDSDNDGIPDLVETGNGALDTNGNGYIDSSESGVGINGIPDTTEDGGIDGAGVSTVPVNSDGTAGPDYLDIDSDNDGIQDLVEAQTDAGLVQLSGNDADNDGIDDAFDVDFDLNNSLTTSPEDTDSDGRPDYLDLDSDNDGIIDNIEWQSTSGHLFPSADSDGNGLADNYEVAPAGSGESINAPTNTDGTDSPDFRDTDSDNDGLDDTIEVYDYNDDLAADVTPSGTDADNDGLDDAFDLSIVAPNGLEDPNGATNNNQDVTTFLNTQDPFTSEVDFRDNIVHLNPIDTDGDNVDNSIDIDNDNDGILDYVESLGFQPTDTQGDACGIPAGSFIGGTYIPATGSGAGTLNAEYRFSTVVTSSLGVLDAIVQITAIDNATLTSIDAFPVGSSNDAWQPTFNVGDVSSIAGEEGSISFNIRLVASGTDFQVNLIRFGGVIYDIDGANTKESVTLTRPGLYAVDSNSLLTVSENQATGTATFEGPDETWPGVDFGPKLAAYFNYYETTNLNLTFTGELQTGFATQDYLGSILFQTCDINGLFTPTNTTTANSLDGTASGGGSSPKYTIYQGIDSDNDGIEDHLDIDSDNDGIPDNVEAQLTTSYTPRGIDDTDGDGLGDAYEGTGNEGIMVIDTDLDGIPDYLDLDSDNDTLTDRREAGFVAATNNLDSDGDGLLNGYDDVDTPGTLFDTNDDQDNGAIDLPNIAKTTTPEVDYREVGIDDNDLDGIADSIDLDDDNDGILDTLETSGTDPSADDDADGILNYQDLDLGPDANGDTIVDSFDTDGDGVPNHFDLDADNDGIYDAVESGSGKAFTTGVLNGAVGTDGIVNTVQASGQQNSGTVNYTVFDSETTPDGIADFLELDADGDGCNDVIEAGYTDDNADGFLGDAPTLVDTNGIVTGTTVTDGYTTPNNADSASNTAFDFQQPGVIPTIATAAEQPQDVLTNGSSPEVFSVTANGTELIYQWQVDDQSGSGFIDIDEANATDIYTGSTTATLTLTGITITENGYAYRAIITETSFVCSPLTSAAAVLTVDVTPPVDPTVQDQITNDTTPIITGTAEADSTLEVVVGGATYTIITDSSGNWSIDTETATPESGTFTPNVNGANEVVVTSTDAAGNSSVDATTLELTIDTTDPEIPTVESQITNDTTPVLEGTAEANSTVTVTVGGGTFTTTADASGDWSIDTETEAPTSGTFAPDVNGTNEILVTSTDEAGNSATDITNLELTIDTTAPTAPTVEIVEDTNNDGLISEDELIGAINAVVTLPADAAIGDTVTITDGNGNSQNVVLTATAITNGTIAIVIANPGDGGTIVLTANITDVAGNVGPNSATDTAVLDLTDPTAPTIVISEDSNDDELISEDELVGDIDARVTLPADALAGDKVTVTDGNGNSQEVILTATDITTGFVDVIIANPGDTGTIVVTATLTDVAGNVGPDSATDTAVLDITDPTAPTIEIIEDTNNDGLISEDELTGAIDARVTLPADAVAGDKVTITDGNGNSQEVVLTATDITNGTIAIVIVNPGDNGTIVVTAKITDIAGNESVDSATDTAVLDLTDPSAPTIEITEDTNDDELINEDELVGDIDARVTLPADAVAGDTVTVTDGNGNSQDLILTATDITNGFIDVIIANPGDKGTIVVTANLTDVAGNVGPTSATDTAVLDTTDPGAPTVIISEDVNDDGFINEDELSADINAVISLPSNVVGGDTVTITDGNGNSQNIILTATEASNGFIIVSIINPGDGGTIVVTANLTDAAGNVGPDSTSDFATIDLTDPTAPTIVISEDSNDDELINEDELIGDIDARVTLPADALEGDTVTVTYGNGNSQDVVLTATDITNGFIDVVIINPGDTGTIVVTANLTDVAGNVGPNSATDTATLDTTAPTAPTVVITEDINNDGLINEDELVGDIDAVVTLPADAVAGDTVTITDGNGGSQDVVLTTTDIANGAIAVVIPNPGDNGTIIVTANITDVAGNVGPNSVTDTATLDTTDPTAPTVVITEDTNNDELINQDELIGDIDARVTLPADALEGDTVTITDGNGNSQDVVLTATDITNGFIDVIINNPGDTGTLVVTANLTDVAGNVGPNSVTDTAVLDITDPTAPSVVITEDTNNDGLISEDELVGDINALITLPADAVAGDTVTITDGNGNSQDVVLTATDITNGTIAVVIPNPGDNGTITVTATITDVAGNVGPDSISDIATFDTTDPTAPTVVITEDTNNDGLISEDELVGDIDARITLPADAVAGDTVTISDGNGNTQDVVLSTTDIATGFIDVIIPNPGDAGTIDLTANITDVAGNVGPNSVTDTATLDLSDPTVDSFNTIDITPILTGQGNANETLLIELDTDGDNIPDVIYTVTTDASGNWSLDTETAVPDSGSFPTLLDEDVIAITATDPSGNSGIGSVTISVDTDGDGLNDNEETALGTDPNNPDTDGDGISDGQEVNTDTTNPLDDCSSVNGSPLGDSDCDNDGLTTDQEVAAGTDPDNPDSDNDGLSDGEEIALGTDPNNSDSDGDGIIDGQEVVDNTNPLDDCDHNGGKALPDSDCDADGLTTAQEDAIGSDPNNADTDGDTIPDGQEITDGTDPLDPCDAIGGVPTLAAGCNEEVVSSGIAVANEILTPDNDGVNDFFRIENIESFPNNTVQIYNRWGVVVYEMAGYDNQSNVFRGASNGRVTISTDSELPVGVYFYIIKYVNEGNHLNKAGYLYINR